The following are from one region of the Azoarcus sp. PA01 genome:
- a CDS encoding IS5 family transposase has translation MQSSFSDLEYAAKKKLTRRDRFLAEIEAVTPWSALVAELEPHYPKGEGRGRPPIGLERMLRMYVAQQCFGLSDEGIEDAVYDSQSIRRFIGIDLARESAPDATTLLKFRRLLETHGLTRKIFETINAHLAQKGLMMREGTIVDATLIAAPPSTKNREQARDPEMHQAKKGKQWHFGMKAHIGVDADSGLVHTLVGTAANVADVTQAHALLHGDETDVLGDAGYQGVHKRDENKGLSIDWHVAMRPGKRKALGTSRLDRLLEQYEHAKARIRAKVEHPFHVVKNLFRHRKTRYRGLAKNTAQLFSLFGLANLVLARRRLLVPDARSAS, from the coding sequence ATGCAATCGAGCTTTTCCGACCTTGAGTACGCTGCGAAGAAGAAGCTGACGCGGCGCGATCGGTTCCTGGCCGAGATCGAGGCGGTAACGCCTTGGTCGGCGTTGGTGGCCGAACTCGAACCGCACTATCCGAAGGGAGAAGGCCGCGGTCGTCCGCCGATCGGGCTCGAGCGAATGCTGCGGATGTACGTGGCGCAGCAGTGCTTCGGGCTGTCGGACGAAGGGATCGAGGACGCTGTCTACGACAGCCAGTCGATCCGCCGTTTCATCGGCATCGATCTGGCGCGCGAGTCCGCTCCGGATGCGACGACGCTGCTCAAGTTCCGGCGCCTGCTCGAGACGCACGGGTTGACGCGCAAGATCTTCGAGACGATCAACGCCCACCTTGCACAGAAAGGCTTGATGATGCGTGAAGGCACCATCGTCGATGCCACGCTGATCGCCGCGCCGCCCTCGACGAAGAATCGCGAGCAAGCCCGCGACCCGGAGATGCATCAAGCCAAGAAAGGCAAGCAGTGGCACTTCGGCATGAAGGCGCACATCGGTGTCGATGCCGATTCCGGTCTGGTCCATACCCTGGTCGGCACCGCGGCCAACGTCGCGGATGTCACCCAGGCGCATGCGCTGCTGCACGGCGACGAGACCGATGTGCTCGGCGACGCGGGCTATCAGGGCGTGCACAAGCGCGATGAGAACAAGGGCCTCTCGATCGACTGGCACGTGGCGATGCGCCCGGGCAAGCGCAAGGCGCTGGGCACGAGCCGTCTCGACCGGCTGCTCGAGCAGTATGAACATGCCAAGGCGCGCATCCGGGCAAAGGTCGAGCATCCTTTCCATGTCGTGAAGAACCTGTTTCGTCACCGCAAGACGCGTTACCGCGGGTTGGCGAAGAACACCGCGCAGTTGTTCTCGCTCTTCGGGCTCGCCAATCTGGTCCTGGCGCGTCGGCGATTGCTCGTGCCCGACGCCCGCAGTGCGTCCTGA
- a CDS encoding TRAP transporter substrate-binding protein: MNKHTFVYGFAMTLGLAAALPAVAADKQVELRLAHWLPAQHALVKTGFAPWAKSVEAASGGSIKVMSFPAQQLGKAADHYDMARDGIADMSWVSPGYQAGRFPIFAASELPFQASTPGAGSAALDAWYRKYAAKEMADVKLCFAHMHIGTLHSKAPITDPNQIRGMKIRPANGTVAQMVTLLGGSNVQVSAPESRDALDKGVADAITFPWNSLITFNVHKAAKFHTDMRLESPRVSRRPFCVSQAATACSPRLR; this comes from the coding sequence ATGAACAAGCACACTTTCGTCTACGGTTTCGCTATGACTCTCGGCTTGGCTGCCGCATTGCCGGCGGTCGCCGCGGACAAGCAGGTGGAGCTGCGTTTGGCACACTGGCTGCCGGCGCAGCATGCGCTCGTGAAAACCGGCTTTGCGCCTTGGGCAAAATCCGTGGAAGCCGCGTCGGGTGGCAGCATCAAGGTGATGTCCTTCCCCGCCCAGCAACTCGGCAAGGCGGCGGACCACTACGACATGGCGCGCGACGGCATCGCCGACATGAGCTGGGTCAGCCCCGGCTACCAGGCGGGCCGCTTCCCGATCTTCGCAGCAAGCGAACTACCCTTCCAGGCGAGCACGCCGGGTGCGGGGTCCGCTGCGCTCGACGCCTGGTATCGCAAATACGCGGCCAAGGAGATGGCCGACGTCAAGCTCTGTTTCGCCCACATGCACATTGGTACGCTGCATTCCAAGGCCCCGATCACCGACCCAAACCAGATCCGCGGCATGAAGATCCGTCCGGCCAACGGCACGGTGGCGCAGATGGTGACCCTGCTCGGCGGCAGCAACGTGCAGGTGTCGGCGCCGGAGTCGCGCGACGCGCTCGACAAAGGGGTGGCCGACGCCATCACCTTCCCGTGGAATTCGCTGATCACCTTCAACGTGCACAAGGCGGCCAAATTCCACACCGACATGCGGCTTGAATCGCCCCGGGTTTCGCGGAGGCCGTTTTGTGTGAGTCAGGCGGCGACCGCCTGCTCGCCAAGGCTGCGGTAA
- a CDS encoding IS3 family transposase (programmed frameshift): MKKTAKFSPEVTERAVRMVCEAKGQYESQWAAIVSIAAKIGCTAETLRRWVRQHERDTGQREGLTNAEQQRIRELEREVRELKKANEILRLASALFRAGGARPPQQVMNGFIDTHREHFGVEPICKVLQVAPSAYRRAVARRRDPALRCARARRDAMLEDHIERIWQANLQVYGARKVWRQLRREGLEVARCTVERLMRVKGLRGAMRGKVMRTTRPDPAAPCPLDRVNRQFAAQRPNQLWVSDFTYVSTWQGFVYVAFVIDVFARYIVGWRVSRSMRTEFVLDALEQSLWARQPERNALIHHSDRGSQYVSIRYSERLAEAGIEPSVGSRGDSYDNALAETINGLYKAEVIHRRGPWKSVEAVELATLEWVSWFNHHRLLEPIGYIPPAEAEANYYRSLGEQAVAA, encoded by the exons ATGAAAAAGACAGCGAAGTTCTCCCCCGAGGTCACCGAGCGCGCCGTGCGTATGGTGTGTGAGGCCAAGGGTCAGTACGAATCCCAGTGGGCGGCGATCGTCTCGATCGCGGCAAAGATTGGCTGCACGGCGGAGACACTGCGCCGGTGGGTTCGCCAGCATGAGCGCGACACCGGCCAGCGCGAGGGGCTCACGAACGCCGAGCAGCAACGCATCAGGGAACTCGAGCGCGAGGTCCGCGAGCTGAAGAAGGCCAACGAGATCCTGCGCCTGGCCAGCGCGT TATTTCGCGCAGGCGGAGCTCGACCGCCGCAACAAGTGATGAACGGTTTCATCGACACGCACCGCGAGCACTTCGGGGTCGAGCCGATCTGCAAGGTGCTGCAGGTCGCCCCGTCGGCTTATCGACGTGCCGTGGCGCGCCGGCGCGATCCGGCTTTGCGCTGTGCGCGGGCCCGTCGCGACGCGATGCTGGAGGACCACATCGAGCGGATCTGGCAGGCGAATCTGCAGGTGTATGGAGCGCGCAAGGTATGGCGGCAGTTGCGGCGCGAAGGCCTTGAGGTCGCCCGCTGCACGGTTGAGCGGTTGATGCGTGTCAAAGGGCTGCGCGGCGCCATGCGCGGCAAGGTCATGCGGACTACCCGGCCGGATCCTGCTGCTCCTTGTCCGCTCGATCGCGTCAATCGTCAGTTCGCCGCGCAGCGCCCGAACCAGCTCTGGGTTTCCGACTTCACCTATGTCTCGACCTGGCAGGGTTTCGTGTACGTCGCCTTCGTCATCGACGTCTTCGCCCGCTACATCGTAGGTTGGCGCGTCAGCCGGTCCATGCGCACGGAGTTCGTCCTCGATGCGCTGGAACAGTCCCTGTGGGCGCGCCAACCCGAACGTAATGCTTTGATTCATCATAGCGATCGCGGCTCGCAGTACGTCTCGATCCGATACAGCGAGCGACTGGCAGAAGCGGGCATCGAGCCGTCGGTCGGCAGCCGGGGCGACAGCTACGACAACGCGCTCGCCGAAACCATCAACGGGCTCTACAAGGCAGAAGTCATTCACCGGCGTGGGCCCTGGAAAAGCGTCGAAGCGGTCGAGCTGGCCACCCTCGAATGGGTCTCGTGGTTCAACCATCACCGGTTACTTGAGCCGATCGGGTACATTCCCCCAGCCGAAGCCGAGGCAAACTATTACCGCAGCCTTGGCGAGCAGGCGGTCGCCGCCTGA
- a CDS encoding TRAP transporter small permease, producing MKTLLAATETVAAVFLLLIALLTTTNVLSRELLGVTIPDWFDGSQLLLGVALFWGMAIASYRGGHICVDILWEHLGPPNRRRLDILAAAVCAAFLLPLAWMVWVKVGGVGTQSTSDLRLPLLGPYAIAAAGISCGALLACARLIELLMNHVRGEEEQHGS from the coding sequence ATGAAAACGCTGCTCGCGGCGACTGAAACGGTGGCCGCGGTCTTCCTGCTGCTGATCGCGCTACTCACCACCACCAACGTGCTCAGCCGGGAACTGCTGGGCGTGACGATCCCCGACTGGTTCGACGGTTCCCAGCTGTTGCTGGGCGTCGCGCTGTTCTGGGGGATGGCGATCGCCAGCTACCGCGGCGGGCACATCTGTGTCGATATCCTCTGGGAGCACCTGGGGCCCCCTAACCGACGCCGGCTGGACATTCTCGCCGCTGCGGTCTGCGCGGCGTTCCTGCTGCCGCTGGCATGGATGGTATGGGTCAAGGTCGGCGGCGTTGGTACGCAGTCGACCTCGGACCTGCGTCTTCCGCTGCTGGGCCCCTATGCGATCGCCGCCGCTGGCATAAGTTGCGGCGCCTTGCTGGCCTGTGCACGTCTTATCGAATTGCTGATGAATCACGTTCGAGGCGAGGAGGAACAGCATGGATCGTGA
- a CDS encoding TRAP transporter permease, which translates to MDRDLVALGGFVLMFVLMVLRIPVGIAMGVVGVLGFGVLSGVGPALNLLANVPLSVVTDYNLSVIPMFILMGAFASSSGMSQELFHSGRGCVKTVQPALPGVRVGRTLGNSSHSLAARRRY; encoded by the coding sequence ATGGATCGTGATCTCGTCGCCCTCGGGGGCTTCGTTCTGATGTTCGTGCTGATGGTGCTGCGCATCCCCGTCGGCATTGCGATGGGCGTGGTCGGCGTACTCGGCTTTGGCGTCCTGTCTGGCGTGGGGCCGGCACTCAACCTGCTCGCCAACGTGCCGCTGTCCGTCGTGACGGACTACAACCTGTCGGTGATTCCGATGTTCATCCTGATGGGCGCATTTGCGTCAAGTTCGGGCATGAGCCAGGAACTGTTTCATTCTGGCCGAGGCTGTGTAAAAACGGTTCAACCTGCGCTGCCCGGCGTCCGCGTCGGCAGGACTCTTGGCAATTCAAGTCATTCGCTGGCGGCGAGGCGGCGTTATTGA
- a CDS encoding IS1182 family transposase produces the protein MKRFIEGQCRTQSALLPESLDDFVAETNPVRVIDVFVDELDLRKLGFAGVDPAATGRPAYHPAALLKLYIYGYLNRIQSSRRLEREAQRNLELMWLIGRLTPDFKTIANFRKDNPKGIRGVCRQFVVLCRELGLFAEAVVAIDGSKFKAVNNRDRNFTSAKLQRRMEEIESSIERYLVEMDSADRQEPAVAQAKKERLQDKITTLKARMKELEAIGVQLENAPDKQVSLTDPDARSMKTRGTGIVGYNVQTAVETKNHLIVAHEVTNDGLDRDQLSKMGKQARKAMRVEYLTAIADRGYFKSEEILACHKAGVVPLVPKSTTSNAKAEGRFDRADFVYDRDNDEYVCPAGERLIWRFARVEARLTMNRYWSSSCPRCALKHQCTPSDYRRVSRWVHEEELEVMQARLDKAPDSMRIRRRTVEHPFGTLKAWMGATHFLTKGLERVRTEMSLHVLAYNLKRVMNLMGNEALMAAMRA, from the coding sequence ATGAAACGATTCATCGAAGGACAGTGCCGGACACAGAGCGCATTACTACCCGAGAGTCTGGATGACTTTGTCGCCGAGACAAATCCGGTACGGGTGATCGACGTCTTCGTCGATGAGCTTGATCTGCGCAAGCTGGGCTTCGCTGGCGTCGATCCAGCGGCCACCGGACGCCCCGCCTACCATCCGGCCGCGCTCCTCAAACTCTACATCTACGGCTACCTGAACCGGATCCAGTCGAGTCGGCGCCTGGAGCGCGAAGCTCAGCGCAACCTGGAGTTGATGTGGCTCATCGGACGCCTGACGCCCGACTTCAAGACCATCGCCAACTTCCGCAAGGACAATCCGAAGGGCATCCGTGGCGTCTGTCGCCAGTTCGTCGTGCTGTGCCGCGAACTGGGACTGTTCGCCGAAGCGGTGGTCGCGATCGACGGCAGCAAATTCAAGGCAGTCAATAACCGCGATCGCAACTTCACCAGCGCCAAGCTGCAACGGCGCATGGAAGAGATCGAATCGAGCATCGAGCGCTACCTGGTCGAGATGGACAGCGCTGACCGGCAAGAGCCGGCTGTGGCCCAGGCGAAGAAGGAGCGACTGCAGGACAAGATTACGACGCTGAAGGCGCGAATGAAGGAACTCGAAGCGATCGGCGTGCAGCTCGAGAACGCGCCCGACAAGCAGGTTTCCCTCACGGATCCCGACGCCCGCTCGATGAAGACGCGGGGCACGGGCATCGTCGGCTACAACGTGCAGACGGCCGTCGAGACCAAGAACCACCTGATCGTCGCCCACGAGGTAACCAACGACGGGCTGGACCGAGATCAACTGAGCAAGATGGGCAAGCAGGCCCGCAAGGCGATGCGAGTGGAGTACCTCACGGCAATCGCCGATCGGGGCTATTTCAAGAGCGAGGAAATCCTCGCCTGCCACAAAGCCGGCGTCGTGCCGCTCGTTCCGAAAAGCACGACTTCCAACGCGAAAGCCGAGGGGCGGTTCGACCGGGCAGACTTCGTGTACGACCGTGACAACGACGAGTACGTCTGTCCAGCCGGCGAGCGCCTGATCTGGCGCTTTGCGCGAGTCGAGGCGAGGCTGACGATGAATCGCTACTGGAGCTCATCCTGCCCGCGATGTGCCCTCAAGCACCAATGCACCCCGAGTGACTATCGGCGTGTGAGCCGCTGGGTGCATGAGGAAGAGCTGGAGGTCATGCAGGCGCGGCTCGATAAAGCGCCGGACAGTATGCGTATCCGACGTCGGACGGTCGAACACCCCTTCGGCACCCTCAAGGCGTGGATGGGCGCGACCCACTTTCTGACCAAGGGCCTCGAACGCGTCCGAACGGAGATGAGTTTGCACGTTCTGGCGTACAACCTGAAGCGAGTAATGAATCTGATGGGAAACGAGGCACTGATGGCAGCGATGCGGGCCTGA
- a CDS encoding TRAP transporter large permease, which produces MWFGHRRGGLAYASIAACGGFAAINGSSVATAATMTQVALPEMRKAGYAPSFAAGLIAAGGTLGIMIPPSVIFVLYGIMTDTDITQLFAAGVVPGLLGVLFYFLLVQYLGWRSPASMPVGKRHGWGERVRTSVGLWPVILLFVLVLGGVYAGYFTVQEGAGVGAMGTLAIGLARRRLGWRTIRQSLIDSLRISSSIMFIVVGAFLFGYFLTITQFTQNAVEFLVNLPIGAYGVLAVVLVGYFLLGAVMDELAMVLLTVPIVFPAMIELGFDPVWFGVITVMAVTFGMIMPPVGINVFVINSIARDIPLGKVYSGVMPFVAVDVARLAILCAFPVLSLWLPHLIA; this is translated from the coding sequence ATGTGGTTCGGACACCGCCGCGGCGGCTTGGCGTACGCGTCCATTGCCGCTTGCGGCGGGTTCGCGGCGATCAACGGCTCGTCGGTGGCGACCGCCGCGACGATGACTCAGGTTGCTTTGCCGGAGATGCGCAAGGCGGGTTATGCACCAAGCTTCGCTGCAGGACTCATCGCTGCCGGGGGCACATTGGGCATCATGATTCCGCCTTCGGTCATCTTCGTACTGTATGGGATCATGACCGACACCGACATTACGCAGCTCTTCGCGGCCGGGGTCGTGCCAGGTTTGCTGGGCGTCCTCTTCTACTTCCTTCTGGTGCAGTACCTCGGGTGGCGCAGTCCGGCCAGCATGCCGGTCGGTAAGCGTCATGGCTGGGGCGAGCGCGTGCGTACTTCAGTCGGCCTGTGGCCCGTGATTCTGCTCTTCGTGTTGGTGCTCGGCGGCGTCTACGCTGGCTACTTCACGGTGCAGGAAGGGGCGGGCGTGGGCGCGATGGGCACGTTGGCAATCGGGCTGGCGCGGCGGCGCCTCGGCTGGAGGACGATTCGGCAGTCCCTGATTGATTCGCTACGCATCTCGTCGTCGATCATGTTCATCGTCGTCGGCGCCTTCCTCTTCGGCTATTTCCTCACCATTACGCAGTTCACCCAGAATGCGGTCGAGTTCCTGGTCAATCTGCCGATTGGTGCCTACGGGGTACTGGCGGTGGTGCTGGTCGGCTACTTCCTGCTCGGCGCGGTGATGGACGAACTGGCGATGGTCCTGCTGACGGTCCCCATCGTGTTTCCGGCGATGATCGAGCTGGGCTTCGATCCGGTGTGGTTCGGCGTGATCACGGTGATGGCGGTGACCTTCGGGATGATCATGCCACCGGTCGGAATCAACGTCTTCGTCATCAATTCAATTGCACGCGACATTCCGCTGGGCAAGGTCTATTCCGGTGTAATGCCGTTCGTGGCGGTTGATGTGGCCAGGCTGGCCATCCTGTGTGCGTTCCCGGTGCTGTCGCTGTGGCTGCCGCATTTGATTGCATGA
- a CDS encoding alpha-hydroxy-acid oxidizing protein, with the protein MKLNVENHRRAARRALPRFAFDYVDGAAERNDCLRRNADDLSRLALLPRVLRDTATLDTRIEVFGEIWRRPFGIAPMGFNGLTRPGGDCMLARAAADAGVPFVLSTASNERLEKVAEPQRALNWMQLYVMRERSIAEQMVRRAKASGYGALVLTVDVPVSGYRERDVRNGFQLPFRPTPATLADLAMHPRWLWRFLRSGMPAFVNLAEREGEDSLALQAALLSREMDRSLSWDCLGWLRRLWDGPLVLKGILHPEDAREAVARGIDGLIVSNHGGRQLDGAASTIGAVTRVLDAVEGRIPVFVDSGFRSGLDVAKALAMGARAVFLGRPLLYGLANDGEAGASTILGLIGTELERAMILSGASRVEGLDRGCLVRVDDYWCNAGLSRPNRAKEK; encoded by the coding sequence ATGAAGCTGAATGTTGAAAATCACCGTCGCGCAGCTCGGCGGGCGCTGCCCCGTTTCGCCTTTGATTACGTGGATGGCGCGGCTGAGCGCAACGACTGCCTGCGCCGCAATGCCGACGATCTGTCCCGTCTTGCGCTGCTGCCACGAGTTCTGCGCGACACGGCAACACTCGATACGCGCATCGAAGTCTTCGGCGAGATCTGGCGCCGGCCTTTCGGCATCGCGCCGATGGGGTTTAACGGGCTCACCCGCCCGGGCGGCGACTGCATGCTCGCGCGTGCGGCGGCTGATGCGGGCGTTCCTTTCGTGCTCTCGACCGCATCGAATGAGCGATTGGAGAAGGTTGCCGAGCCGCAGCGCGCGTTGAACTGGATGCAGCTCTATGTCATGCGCGAACGCAGCATCGCCGAGCAGATGGTACGCAGGGCTAAGGCGAGCGGTTATGGCGCCCTGGTGCTCACGGTTGATGTGCCGGTCAGCGGGTACCGCGAGCGCGACGTGCGCAACGGTTTCCAGCTGCCGTTCCGACCGACTCCGGCCACGCTCGCGGACTTGGCCATGCACCCGCGGTGGTTGTGGCGCTTCTTGCGCAGCGGCATGCCGGCTTTCGTCAATCTCGCCGAGCGCGAAGGCGAAGATTCGCTGGCGCTGCAGGCGGCGCTCCTGAGCCGCGAGATGGACCGCAGCCTGTCGTGGGACTGTCTCGGCTGGCTGCGCCGGCTGTGGGACGGCCCGCTGGTGCTGAAGGGCATCTTGCATCCCGAGGATGCGCGTGAAGCGGTCGCACGCGGCATCGACGGACTGATCGTCTCCAACCATGGCGGCCGACAGCTCGACGGAGCAGCATCGACAATTGGCGCCGTGACACGGGTGCTCGATGCGGTGGAAGGACGCATTCCGGTTTTCGTCGACAGCGGTTTTCGCAGCGGCCTCGATGTCGCGAAGGCCCTCGCGATGGGGGCACGAGCCGTCTTTCTCGGACGCCCATTGTTGTATGGATTGGCCAATGATGGCGAAGCGGGCGCAAGCACCATACTGGGACTGATCGGCACGGAGCTTGAGCGGGCGATGATTCTGTCGGGTGCAAGCCGAGTTGAGGGGCTGGATCGGGGGTGCCTGGTTCGGGTTGATGACTATTGGTGTAACGCGGGATTGTCGCGTCCGAACCGTGCAAAGGAGAAATGA
- a CDS encoding mandelate racemase has product MDNGIVGHAYVFTYTPLALESTQNLVQSLGDELVGQTLAPVEFETLFARRLRLLGRTGLVTIACAGLDMATWDALAKLHDLPLAALLDGRVKPVPAYDSHNMDGEEIGLLRAGRAMEAGLRAIKMKIGYRDLAEDCHIVELIQRQIGDDIALMVDCNQSLSVPEVMHRIRTLQPYGLAWVEEPTLQEDYAGHARIRATGGMPIQMGENWCGVGEMQWALDANACDLVMPDVMKIGEMAGRLKAATLAELRGLPMSSHIFQEISAHLLAVTPTAHWLERMGLADRILRDPCNSRMSPPLCPTPLVPECLGRSRRWRVTSRNEVCLRAACSGFCCARLRVVFGRPVAANQGTSILCLCERRGSPAARRPSAVFGNYAARPSRACLRARTVRDGRALSRRSAAAI; this is encoded by the coding sequence TTGGACAACGGGATCGTCGGACATGCATATGTCTTCACCTACACCCCCCTCGCACTCGAAAGCACGCAGAATCTGGTGCAGTCGCTCGGCGACGAACTCGTCGGTCAGACACTCGCCCCTGTGGAGTTCGAGACCCTATTCGCGCGCCGCCTGCGGCTACTCGGCCGCACTGGCCTCGTCACGATCGCCTGCGCCGGCTTGGACATGGCAACCTGGGACGCGCTCGCCAAGTTGCATGACTTGCCGTTGGCCGCATTGCTCGACGGACGTGTGAAGCCGGTCCCTGCCTACGACAGTCATAACATGGATGGCGAGGAAATTGGTCTTCTGCGTGCCGGTCGTGCCATGGAGGCGGGATTGCGGGCGATCAAGATGAAGATCGGCTACCGCGACCTTGCCGAGGATTGCCACATCGTGGAGCTGATCCAGCGCCAGATCGGCGACGACATCGCGTTGATGGTGGATTGCAACCAGTCGCTGTCCGTGCCCGAAGTGATGCACCGCATCCGTACGTTGCAGCCTTATGGGCTCGCCTGGGTGGAAGAGCCAACACTGCAGGAGGACTACGCTGGCCACGCACGGATTCGCGCTACAGGGGGCATGCCCATACAAATGGGCGAGAACTGGTGCGGAGTGGGAGAAATGCAGTGGGCGCTCGATGCCAATGCGTGTGACCTAGTCATGCCGGACGTGATGAAGATCGGCGAAATGGCTGGTCGGCTGAAGGCGGCGACGCTGGCTGAACTGCGAGGCCTACCGATGTCGAGCCACATCTTCCAGGAGATCAGTGCGCACCTGCTGGCGGTGACGCCAACAGCACACTGGCTGGAGCGGATGGGCCTTGCCGACCGCATCCTGCGGGACCCTTGCAATTCGAGAATGAGTCCGCCGTTGTGTCCGACGCCCCTGGTACCGGAGTGTCTTGGAAGGAGTCGGAGGTGGCGCGTGACCTCGCGTAACGAAGTGTGCCTACGGGCCGCGTGTTCCGGATTCTGTTGCGCACGCCTGCGGGTCGTTTTTGGGCGCCCTGTAGCCGCCAACCAAGGGACGTCGATTCTTTGTTTGTGTGAGCGTCGCGGTTCACCCGCGGCTCGGCGCCCCTCAGCCGTGTTCGGTAATTATGCCGCCAGGCCGTCGCGCGCGTGCCTTAGAGCGCGTACGGTCAGGGATGGCCGCGCTTTGTCGCGCCGATCGGCAGCCGCTATTTGA
- a CDS encoding transcriptional regulator: MYNYIFFTNMLRVLDELHMTKQELADKSGVSISFLSDITTGKGNPSLKVMEDIAKALQTPLPLMLESTDLDPASLEALAGEKVASSLPPGYVRVAVVLPEHQAFIVKKWAETARKKLTKA, translated from the coding sequence TTGTACAACTACATTTTCTTCACGAACATGCTGCGCGTCCTTGACGAACTGCACATGACTAAGCAGGAGCTGGCGGATAAGTCGGGCGTTTCCATCTCTTTCCTCTCCGATATCACCACCGGCAAGGGCAACCCTTCATTGAAGGTGATGGAGGACATTGCCAAGGCGTTGCAAACGCCACTTCCGCTAATGTTGGAATCGACAGACTTGGACCCGGCCTCCTTGGAAGCCTTGGCTGGTGAAAAGGTAGCCAGCAGTCTCCCACCCGGCTATGTGCGGGTAGCGGTGGTACTACCGGAGCATCAAGCGTTCATCGTGAAAAAGTGGGCCGAAACGGCCCGGAAGAAGCTTACGAAGGCGTAA
- the trbB gene encoding P-type conjugative transfer ATPase TrbB yields MTEHKEAISIKERAKRKLERDMGPEFLAALSDPKTVEIMLNADGKLWQEKLGEPMHCIGSMRVAQAQAIIETIAGYHGKEVTRQKPILEGELPLDGSRFAGQIPPVVPAPIFAIRKKAVAIFTLEQYVESGVMTAGQRDVLIEAVRAHRNVLVIGGTGSGKTTLVNALINQMVINDPTERVFIIEDTGEIQCAAENYVQYHTSLDVSMTALLKTTLRMRPDRILVGEVRGPEALDLLMAWNTGHEGGAATLHANNAKAGLDRLAMLISMHSDSPKPIEPLIGQAVHVVVHIARSEGGRRVQEIIEVSGFDHGRYITKAL; encoded by the coding sequence ATGACCGAGCACAAGGAAGCGATCAGCATAAAGGAACGTGCGAAGCGCAAGCTCGAACGAGACATGGGGCCGGAGTTCCTTGCCGCGCTGAGCGACCCCAAGACCGTCGAAATCATGCTCAATGCCGACGGCAAACTGTGGCAGGAAAAATTGGGTGAGCCGATGCACTGCATCGGCTCAATGCGCGTTGCGCAGGCGCAGGCGATCATCGAGACCATCGCCGGCTACCACGGCAAGGAAGTCACGCGCCAGAAGCCGATCCTCGAAGGCGAATTGCCCTTGGACGGCTCACGCTTCGCTGGCCAGATCCCTCCAGTAGTGCCCGCCCCGATCTTTGCCATTCGTAAGAAGGCCGTCGCCATCTTCACCCTCGAGCAGTACGTCGAAAGCGGCGTGATGACCGCTGGGCAGCGCGACGTGCTGATTGAGGCAGTCCGCGCGCATCGCAACGTCCTCGTGATCGGCGGGACCGGCAGCGGCAAGACCACGTTGGTGAACGCCCTCATCAACCAAATGGTGATCAATGACCCGACCGAGCGGGTTTTCATCATCGAGGACACCGGAGAAATTCAGTGCGCCGCCGAGAACTACGTCCAGTACCACACCAGCCTCGACGTGAGCATGACGGCGCTGCTCAAAACCACCCTGCGTATGCGTCCCGACCGAATCCTGGTCGGAGAGGTACGCGGTCCCGAAGCCCTTGATCTCTTGATGGCCTGGAACACCGGTCATGAAGGAGGTGCCGCCACCCTTCACGCCAACAATGCGAAAGCCGGCCTTGATCGGCTCGCAATGCTCATCAGCATGCATTCCGACTCTCCCAAGCCCATCGAACCGCTCATCGGCCAAGCGGTTCATGTGGTCGTCCACATCGCCCGATCCGAAGGCGGCCGCCGCGTCCAGGAAATTATCGAGGTATCGGGTTTCGACCACGGCCGCTACATCACCAAAGCGCTTTAA
- the trbC gene encoding conjugal transfer system pilin TrbC, whose protein sequence is MQVAVPSFRLDRNAVFYLGLLALLAFFLLAPHSAFASEGTGGSLPYESWLTNLRNSVTGPVAFTLALIGIVVAGGILIFGGELNGFFRTLIFIVLVMALLVGAQNMMSTFFGRGAEIAAASDDTIQHAKLAASVVLNKQAG, encoded by the coding sequence ATGCAAGTCGCAGTGCCCTCGTTCCGCCTCGATCGCAACGCCGTCTTCTATCTCGGTCTGCTCGCTCTTCTGGCCTTCTTCCTGCTGGCGCCGCATTCGGCCTTCGCCTCTGAAGGAACGGGCGGTTCGCTCCCGTATGAGAGTTGGCTGACCAACCTCCGCAACTCCGTCACCGGTCCGGTCGCGTTCACACTGGCCCTCATCGGCATCGTCGTTGCCGGCGGCATCCTGATCTTCGGCGGAGAACTCAACGGCTTCTTCCGCACCTTGATCTTCATCGTCCTGGTCATGGCCCTGCTGGTCGGGGCGCAAAACATGATGAGCACCTTCTTCGGGCGTGGCGCGGAAATCGCGGCTGCGTCCGATGACACGATCCAGCACGCCAAGCTGGCCGCCTCGGTGGTCCTCAACAAGCAGGCTGGATAA